A genomic segment from Salmo trutta chromosome 38, fSalTru1.1, whole genome shotgun sequence encodes:
- the LOC115177755 gene encoding zinc finger protein 239-like, whose protein sequence is MDRDKASPSPSTLQESPGPPPLRTLLLVLVDCRKTPGQSGTERREGEEEDGDLISLRDIPNRCSLSGKSLASGEPQQHHDADKKEKSLSRSEHLKKHQHRGIGKKPHQCCSDCGKSLAKQDLTIHEQIHTLEHASKTLTSHQRIHSGKGPYTCFDCGKYLNQSGAQTKHKHTGEKPYSCDQCGKSFARVFTLTTHLQIHTGEKPFSCDQCGKSFNNSGALTAHQRIHTGEKHYSCDHCGKSFNHSGSLIIHQRIHTGEKPFSCDQCGKSFNNSGSLIAHKRIHTGEKPYSCDQCGKSFNHSGDLTKHQRIHTGEKPYSCDHCGKSFNNSGSLITHQRIQTGEKPYSCLCGKSFNHSGSLIKHQEAQTCFLYLLPLRHQFQIPK, encoded by the exons ATGGATCGA GACAAAGCTAGTCCGTCCCCCTCCACACTCCAGGAGTCCCCAGGTCCACCGCCTCTCCGTACTTTACTGCTGGTTCTGGTCGACTGTAGGAAAACACCGGGGCAGAGTGGAACTGAGAGacgagaaggagaagaggaagatggaGATTTGATTTCATTAA GGGACATCCCTAATCGTTGCTCTCTTAGTGGGAAGAGCTTAGcatctggggagcctcaacaacatcatgatgctgacaagaaagagaagagtctctccagatcagaacacctcaagaaacaccagcatagAGGTATAGGGAAGAAACCTCACcaatgctgctctgactgtgggaagagtttggCTAAACAAGACTTGACAATTCATGAGCAAATTCACACTCTAGAGCATGCATCTAAAACCTTAACATCTCATCAGAGAATTCATTCAGGGAAGGGACCTTATACCTGCTTTGATTGTGGGAAATACTTAAATCAGTCAGGAGCCCAgactaaacacaaacacacaggagagaaaccttatagctgtgatcagtgtgggaagagctttgctcGAGTTTTCACCCTGACTACACACCTgcaaatacacacaggagagaagccttttagctgtgatcagtgtgggaagagcttcaataaTTCAGGAGCCTTGACtgcacaccaacgcatacacacaggagagaagcattatagctgtgatcattgtgggaagagcttcaatcattCAGGATCCCTGATTatacaccaacgcatacacacaggagagaagccttttagctgtgatcagtgtgggaagagcttcaataaTTCAGGATCCCTGATTGCACacaaacgcatacacacaggagagaagccttatagctgtgatcagtgtgggaagagcttcaatcactCAGGAGACCTGACTAAACAccaacgtatacacacaggagagaagccttatagctgtgatcattgtgggaagagcttcaataaTTCAGGATCCCTGATTACACACCAACGCATACaaactggagagaagccttactcctgtcTTTGTGGCAAGAGCTTCAATCACTCAGGGTCACTGATAAAACACCAGGAAGCACAAACATGTTttctttatctacttcctctcCGGCACCAGTTCCAGATCcctaaataa